caaaagttaatttttcattcaaaagctcgtaatttaattatttcttttttttttttaagctactAGAGAAGTTCATCATGTGACCCTCGGCTgcccattaaaataaaaatatcctTTTTGGTCCTTGAATTCTTCAAAAATCCTATTTTTTACCTCAAAACTTCTAAAACTTTTCTTTCAAGTCCAAGTTCAAATTAAATATTCCTCctcaaaactttataaattttgTTTCTATTTCTGATCACAACcatatttaattttccttttttattcACAAAAATTGGGTGTTACAAGGCGTGACAGTAAAAATAAGAAGATAAGTAGGCTTTGATGTAATGTGGTATTGTGAGAAGTAGATGTGTTTCAGTGATCCATTTTACTCCTGTAGCTATTCTGCTGTGTCCAAAACCAGAACAGGGGTAGAGTTCACTATTTATGCTATCTCCAACATTACAAGGAGAACATGCTTTATAGACAAATTAGGGTAGCATTTTTGTCTAGGTGATTGCTATTTGCTAGTGAATGAATATTAAAGTGGACACTGTTGGGATGAGATTCCTGAATCTATTTCCTATATAGTAACTGATTTGTTTTATGTGTGTTATTAGATTTTTGTGGGATGTATCTAATATAGCTAAATGACAAAAAAGAATCCATATGGCCAACTCCAACTAGTTTGAGATTAAGGCTTAGTTGTTGTTGTGGGCTCCTATCCAATGGTTTCTCATGAGTGATTTAAGGCCTGAACTTTTGGAGCTTATGTTTTATAAATGTTAGCAGATGATAATCGTGGGTTCACTAGTGAGTTCTCAATGGGTGATTTGTTGTAAATTCATTACGAAACCTGGGGATACAATATGCAGTTTATCTTCcttgggaaaaaaaaaatcagtgatTGATATCATATGTTAGGGATATATAATAGCTATGTAACTTAGGTGCAGGGAGAGACAGAGAGGATGGGTGGGCGCAGGGGGAGAGGAGGGAAGGAGGGTGCTTTAAATCCTCATATTGTTTTGCGAATGCAATTCGTTTTGCTGTCATGTATTCTGAAATTAATTCTATAACATTTGGCGATAATGATTAATCTATTTGTTTTTCTACTTTCTTATCATATTTATTCGACTAACATAATTTCTTCATCTTGGAGGCTGTCAGGTGGAAACAACTCatcatcaaaagatcatggtgagAATATAAATGATGAGACAGACAAAGATGACAAAAAGGGTCAGGCTGCCAAGTACGATGACCATATTACAGCAGCTGAGAGGCGTTATCTTCAACAGTGGGAGAAAATTGATCTCCAAAGACTTACTAAGATGGCCAGTAAATCACACCGTGATCAGATTCAAGAATTCAACCAATATCTGGCTAACCTAAGTGAGCATTATGACATTCCTAAAGTGGGGCCTGGTTAGTTAGTTTGTTTGATTGGTCAGTCGAATTGAATTTTGATTGCAATTGTATTGTGGAATTGCAAACATGTTTTCCTATTCAATTGAAATGGTGTGATTCCTATTCTAAAAATGAGGTCCTAGAGATGACCGTTGAAGAACTTACATATTTTAATCATCTGAAATGGTTGgacttaaaattttatatgaGGTACTTTCCTTGATATTTGGCAAGTCAGATTGTAATTTCATGGATGTCTTTGGATGGTAGATGAAATTTTCTGGAATATGTTTGAAGAGGCAGCTGTTATGTGATTGGTGACTTCTACTTTGCATCCTTTGTGCAACTTGATTTCTATTAACAGGGTCTTTTCTGGCACGCTAGCATGCAGATTACTGATATTGAGTTCATTATTCAATCTTTAGTCCTGAAAGTGGGAATGAGTTGCTAAAAATACAAATAGGGTGCAGCTGAAATTTCTGCTGCAACTGCAAATCTGCACGACTCTTAACCATTTGATATGAGAAATTTTATCCACCTTTGGCAAGAAAAATATTAAGGAAATTGATTCCAGTTTTTCAGAGAGACTTTGGATTTTCAGTGGGAGAAGTATTGGTTAAGGCTCTCATCAAATAATACATTACTTGAAATCTGGTGAGAAACCTTGTAACTGAAAGCAAGTATGACCAAATATTTTTCCATGGACTGGGTGCGTGCGGGATTCAACCAAGCAAATACTTAATTCTTTTCCAAACCATTTTTCAAATTTAAGCTCACAACCAAGTAGTGcaacatctcaaactccaattctCCCTGCATGGAAACTAGTGGTCTTCACATCTGTAGGGACTTGAAATGGACGTAGCGGTAGTGCAACACTCACCTACCCCAAGATTGTCGCAGTTAGCTTGTGTGGTGGCTTAAAGTGGACGTACCCAAAATTCACTGCATTGTGTTGTGGTGGTGATACTTAGGATGAAGGTGGCGACTAGTCGTAGGTGTAGCATAAAATGTTAACAAtcgaaaaatcaaattaaattattctaacatcattttcttttttttttttcatttgaatttttttaaaaaataaattcgaTTACTCGATTCAGTTGATATTAAGATCAAAAAGGTTGAAATCCAATTGATCAAAATTATGTCAATTTAAGTGACATGGTTTTATTCATAATATAAAATTCCTCATTCTCTCCTTCATTATGAATGACGGTCAGACTTGTATTTTCATTACGAAAAACAGTAAGACAAGTATTTTTCTCAGATACTCGACTTAATCAATTAATATTGAAATATATTTAAGTTTAACAAATAATAAATGTGTAGGATTCAAGTTTAATGCCCAGTTATCCGAACTAATTTGACTACTAAGGTTTAGATATACAATTTTATTACCAATTAATAAATGAcaaatatctatatatatatatatatatatttggaatTTGAAGCTTAAACATTAAAATGTTAAGGGAATTTATTATTTattggaaaattttaatttagtctacttttaatttttatttaaattatattaaaattttcatttttaaattcaatttaactaaaaat
The sequence above is a segment of the Hevea brasiliensis isolate MT/VB/25A 57/8 chromosome 11, ASM3005281v1, whole genome shotgun sequence genome. Coding sequences within it:
- the LOC110650358 gene encoding uncharacterized protein LOC110650358, translated to MSAYENVVGGKLRLKGQPLDVKTVGISKTKKKKHHYHDRPRTGGNNSSSKDHGENINDETDKDDKKGQAAKYDDHITAAERRYLQQWEKIDLQRLTKMASKSHRDQIQEFNQYLANLSEHYDIPKVGPG